A genomic segment from Nitrospira sp. encodes:
- a CDS encoding tRNA-i(6)A37 methylthiotransferase gives MSRQDKPHQVHIETFGCQMNEYDSELVRSLLRKAGFELTEDRERADVMLMNTCAIRENAHNKVYGHLAELKAVKDQRPLVVGVLGCMAQNLKEELAEKQPLVDVLVGPDGYRQLPGLLASALKASEQGLARRGLAVDLSEYETYDDILPERDGGINAWIAIMRGCDNFCSFCVVPYTRGRERSRDPQGILREVEASVARGHSQITLLGQNVNSYRCDDWDFARLILAVAEVPGVRRVRFTSPHPKDFPSALLDAVAGHPNICKHIHLPVQSGNDRILALMNRTYGRKDYLDLAATIRRRHPGIALTTDIICGFCSETEEEFLDTYRLVQAVNYHSAYIFKYSERKNTIAARKFRDDIPEEVKGERVSRLVDLQRPITARLNRESIGKTVPVMVEGDSKRSADQWMGRTDTNITVIWNKSDAPVSPGTIQPITILDANAAVLMGRLDSGSAQKEDRNHRRSNETPLLTPEQPLPIFRRPPLSD, from the coding sequence ATGAGCCGACAAGACAAACCCCACCAAGTCCATATCGAAACCTTCGGTTGTCAGATGAACGAGTACGACTCTGAACTCGTCCGGTCGTTGCTCCGCAAGGCGGGCTTCGAGTTGACCGAGGACCGCGAACGAGCCGACGTCATGCTGATGAACACCTGCGCCATCCGCGAGAATGCCCACAACAAGGTGTACGGACACCTCGCCGAACTGAAGGCCGTCAAGGACCAGCGCCCGTTGGTGGTCGGAGTGCTCGGCTGCATGGCACAAAACCTCAAGGAGGAGCTGGCCGAGAAGCAGCCGCTCGTGGATGTGCTCGTGGGGCCGGACGGATACAGACAACTCCCCGGACTGCTGGCGAGCGCGCTGAAGGCTTCGGAGCAGGGTCTCGCGCGCCGGGGACTGGCCGTTGATTTGTCCGAATACGAAACTTACGACGATATCCTTCCGGAGCGCGACGGCGGGATCAATGCCTGGATCGCCATCATGCGCGGCTGCGACAACTTCTGCAGCTTCTGCGTGGTGCCTTACACCAGGGGACGGGAACGTTCACGCGATCCCCAGGGCATCCTGCGCGAGGTCGAGGCTTCGGTAGCCCGCGGCCATTCCCAAATCACGCTGCTCGGACAGAACGTCAATTCCTACCGCTGCGACGATTGGGACTTCGCCCGCTTGATCCTCGCCGTGGCGGAAGTGCCGGGCGTGCGGCGGGTTCGTTTTACCTCCCCGCACCCGAAAGACTTTCCCTCCGCGTTGCTGGACGCGGTGGCAGGTCACCCGAATATCTGTAAGCACATCCACCTGCCTGTGCAATCCGGTAACGACCGTATCCTCGCACTGATGAACCGAACCTATGGCAGGAAGGACTACCTTGACCTGGCCGCAACCATCCGTCGCCGCCATCCTGGGATCGCCCTCACCACCGATATCATTTGCGGTTTTTGCTCGGAAACCGAAGAGGAGTTCCTCGATACCTATCGACTGGTTCAAGCAGTGAACTATCACTCCGCCTATATCTTCAAATATTCAGAACGGAAAAATACGATCGCGGCGCGCAAGTTCCGAGACGATATCCCGGAAGAGGTAAAGGGCGAACGGGTCAGCCGGCTGGTAGACCTGCAGCGACCGATCACGGCCCGCCTCAACAGGGAATCGATCGGCAAGACGGTTCCGGTCATGGTCGAGGGTGACTCGAAACGGTCCGCCGACCAGTGGATGGGACGGACCGATACCAATATCACGGTCATCTGGAACAAGAGCGACGCTCCTGTCTCACCCGGCACCATTCAACCCATTACCATCCTCGACGCCAACGCCGCCGTGCTCATGGGACGACTGGATTCAGGCTCCGCTCAGAAGGAGGACAGGAACCATCGCAGGTCGAATGAGACACCGTTGCTCACTCCTGAACAACCCTTGCCAATTTTTCGACGGCCACCCTTGTCAGACTGA
- a CDS encoding mutator MutT protein — protein sequence MVEMKLIEVAAGLIVREGRYLITRRKAGVHLGGLWEFPGGKREAGESLEDCLHRELWEELNIRIDVPVPFRIVRHDYPEKTVELHFFRCRIEAGEAIALDCAELRWVYPHEMDSFEFPSADRTVIAALQQGGA from the coding sequence ATGGTTGAGATGAAGCTCATCGAGGTTGCGGCTGGTTTGATCGTACGGGAGGGGCGGTATCTCATCACACGCCGTAAGGCAGGGGTGCATCTCGGCGGGTTGTGGGAATTTCCGGGAGGGAAGCGGGAGGCGGGCGAATCGTTGGAGGATTGTCTGCATCGAGAGTTGTGGGAGGAGCTGAATATCCGTATCGACGTGCCGGTTCCCTTCCGGATCGTACGGCATGATTACCCCGAGAAGACCGTGGAGTTGCATTTTTTTCGATGTCGGATCGAGGCGGGTGAGGCGATCGCGTTGGACTGCGCGGAGCTTCGATGGGTCTATCCGCATGAGATGGACTCGTTCGAGTTCCCTTCAGCCGACCGGACGGTCATTGCGGCACTTCAACAGGGCGGCGCATAG
- a CDS encoding A/G-specific adenine glycosylase → MPTKSRVQKSSRRAKKSSKPSVSLARGQKQRFQQRLLKWYKEHGRDLPWRKTSDPYHILVSEVMLQQTQVDRVIPKYHEFLERYPSFEELADAPVAEVKQTWYPLGYNIRPERLHSIACETVTRYGGQLPSDPDELLSFKGIGRYTAGAIRSFAFNEDAPILDTNVIRVLHRVFIAEGDPKAQKAGLWELSEALIPRGKGYDFNQAIMDFGATVCTARDPYCLLCPMKTFCKTYPFGGAK, encoded by the coding sequence ATGCCTACGAAGTCTCGCGTTCAGAAATCTTCACGCCGTGCGAAAAAGTCGTCGAAACCTTCCGTCTCGCTTGCGCGCGGCCAGAAACAGCGGTTTCAGCAACGACTGTTGAAGTGGTACAAGGAGCATGGGCGCGACCTGCCCTGGCGCAAGACCTCCGATCCCTACCACATCCTGGTGTCGGAAGTGATGCTGCAACAGACGCAGGTCGATCGTGTGATTCCTAAGTACCATGAGTTCCTGGAACGGTATCCGTCGTTCGAAGAACTGGCCGATGCGCCGGTCGCGGAAGTGAAGCAAACCTGGTATCCGTTGGGATACAACATCCGTCCCGAACGGCTGCACAGCATCGCCTGTGAAACGGTGACTCGGTACGGGGGACAGTTGCCGAGCGATCCGGATGAATTGTTGTCCTTCAAGGGCATCGGTCGTTACACCGCGGGAGCGATTCGCTCGTTCGCGTTCAATGAGGACGCTCCCATTCTGGACACCAACGTGATTCGCGTGCTGCATCGCGTCTTCATTGCCGAGGGCGATCCGAAGGCTCAGAAGGCCGGATTGTGGGAACTGTCCGAGGCCTTGATTCCGCGCGGCAAGGGGTACGATTTCAACCAGGCCATCATGGATTTCGGCGCCACGGTCTGCACGGCCCGCGATCCCTATTGCCTGTTGTGCCCGATGAAGACCTTCTGCAAGACCTACCCGTTCGGCGGCGCTAAATGA
- a CDS encoding acetate uptake transporter gives MTEDNQSRRIDVLAIGLFGLAVGALTLGVGQLGWIPHKNLVGALVIALIFGGVVQLLAGITDIRYNEQLGGTALTMYGFLWLTLCTVKLVSASTTFRFDNVLYAPIDLVYTVFSAVMVYLTAYRTLTLSALHVIITLTLLTTTFARLDFIGELLPGIGHIIVGLMAFYHAVGSLTQAFTGNALLPLGPPLLHHQAKPLHSIAKVV, from the coding sequence GTGACCGAAGACAATCAGTCTCGACGGATCGACGTGCTGGCAATCGGCCTCTTCGGCCTGGCGGTGGGTGCCTTGACCTTGGGGGTCGGTCAACTGGGTTGGATTCCACACAAGAACCTGGTCGGAGCGCTGGTGATCGCACTGATCTTCGGCGGGGTCGTGCAGCTTCTGGCCGGGATCACCGACATTCGCTACAATGAACAGCTGGGCGGCACGGCCCTGACGATGTACGGATTCCTCTGGCTCACCCTCTGCACCGTCAAACTCGTGAGCGCCAGCACCACCTTTCGATTCGACAATGTCCTCTACGCCCCGATCGATTTGGTCTATACCGTCTTCTCGGCCGTCATGGTCTATCTCACGGCCTATCGGACCCTCACCCTCAGCGCCCTCCACGTCATCATCACCCTGACGTTGCTGACGACCACGTTCGCCCGTTTGGATTTCATCGGCGAACTGTTGCCCGGGATCGGGCACATCATCGTGGGATTGATGGCCTTCTACCATGCGGTCGGCAGCTTGACCCAGGCCTTTACCGGCAACGCTCTCCTTCCGCTCGGCCCACCCCTGTTGCACCACCAGGCAAAACCGCTGCATTCGATCGCCAAAGTGGTGTAG
- a CDS encoding tRNA t(6)A37-methylthiotransferase, with product MLGESLRRKGYRLVEFGEETDLLVLNTCSVTEHAEKDCRYAVRKTLRHSPHAFVAVTGCYAQTGAAQLQTVPGIDLIVGTQFKMNLPDYLPAPAKLRKQPEPELRHSRTIDREDFVLPGTAYSDQTRALLKIQDGCDFMCSFCLIPFARGRERSRTLDDVLREAQDLASHGYRELVLTGVNIGQYCYQGATLVDVLQELEAIQEVTRIRISSIEPTTVSTSLLEQMATSTKLCRYLHLPLQSGDDGILQAMNRRYTVREYVDLVEQALALMPDLGLGTDLMVGFPGEDENAFMNTVRTAARLPFSYFHVFSYSARPGTAATRLEQSVPPPIIKQRSKTLSDLSRTKTLASYQRQIGKTVSVLFEQGERDGFRTGTTADFTRVAVAADAVAAGSIHHVTITGVTDGLAYGRPIAAVLEPAYLTLLRS from the coding sequence ATGTTGGGCGAGAGCCTTCGTCGGAAGGGCTACCGGCTGGTGGAGTTCGGAGAAGAGACGGACCTGCTCGTCTTGAATACCTGCTCGGTCACGGAGCACGCCGAAAAAGATTGTCGCTACGCCGTCCGCAAGACCTTGCGCCATTCTCCCCATGCCTTCGTCGCGGTCACCGGCTGTTATGCCCAGACCGGTGCTGCGCAATTGCAAACGGTCCCGGGCATCGACCTGATCGTGGGCACGCAGTTCAAGATGAATCTGCCGGACTATCTTCCGGCCCCGGCCAAGCTCCGCAAACAGCCGGAGCCGGAACTCCGCCATAGCCGCACGATCGATCGGGAAGATTTCGTCCTGCCCGGCACCGCCTATTCGGACCAGACCCGCGCCCTGCTGAAGATCCAGGACGGTTGCGATTTCATGTGCAGCTTTTGTCTCATTCCCTTCGCGCGCGGGCGGGAACGCAGCAGGACGCTTGACGATGTGCTGCGGGAAGCGCAGGACCTGGCCTCCCACGGTTACCGGGAACTCGTTCTTACCGGGGTCAACATCGGGCAATACTGCTACCAGGGAGCGACCCTGGTCGATGTGTTGCAGGAGCTCGAAGCGATTCAAGAAGTGACCCGCATCAGGATTTCATCGATCGAGCCGACGACGGTGTCCACATCGTTGCTGGAACAGATGGCAACCTCGACGAAGCTCTGCCGTTACCTGCACCTTCCCCTACAGAGCGGCGACGACGGAATCCTGCAGGCGATGAACCGTCGCTATACGGTCCGCGAGTATGTAGACCTTGTGGAGCAAGCCCTCGCGCTCATGCCGGACCTCGGCCTCGGGACGGACCTCATGGTCGGGTTTCCCGGCGAAGACGAGAACGCCTTCATGAACACCGTTCGGACGGCGGCGCGGCTCCCCTTCTCCTATTTCCATGTGTTCAGCTATTCGGCTCGACCCGGCACGGCGGCGACTCGCCTGGAGCAGTCGGTCCCGCCGCCCATCATCAAGCAACGCAGCAAGACACTCTCGGACCTGTCCCGGACGAAGACTCTCGCTTCGTATCAACGCCAAATCGGGAAGACCGTCTCCGTACTCTTCGAGCAAGGGGAACGCGACGGGTTCCGCACCGGCACCACGGCCGACTTCACCAGGGTAGCGGTCGCCGCCGATGCCGTCGCAGCCGGTTCGATCCACCACGTCACCATCACCGGCGTGACGGACGGCCTGGCTTACGGCCGGCCGATCGCCGCCGTTTTGGAACCGGCGTATCTCACCCTACTTCGATCATGA
- a CDS encoding diguanylate cyclase/phosphodiesterase (GGDEF & EAL domains) with PAS/PAC sensor(s) yields the protein MGSLPAWFAQGRLWYVAWGAVVLSCLLSLLFSRLIHGHITWDYPFSAGVISLIVSSIAVTLIQRMQVLERELADTKRDHAQDLAARTQAEAALRLSEERFRGFMDHSPAIAWMKDDAGRHVYVNRVFARRFRITPEQWLGRTDFEVFPEEVARKFREHDQLVLAQELPQEFQETAPDPDGILRDWWSFKFPFQDCAGKRYVGGVAIDVTDRKRTEAALRVSEERLRLALEAAQLGTWDWDIRTNAVQWSDNVPAVFGLPRGEFTGTFDAYLSLVHPQDLDHLLQAISRSIQAGADYRVEHRILRRDGTVCRVACRGDVLRDADGTPVRMLGTVMDVTARMEMEVRLAESEAQLRAILDHSPALIFLKDQDGRYLDVNRQFERTFNLSRDRILGKTDGELFSAEQAAAFRANDRLVLETKRPLRFEETAVHEDGFHTSIVFKFPLLTRDRVPYALGGVATDITDRKRTEEALAQARDQAMEAARLKSEFLATMSHEIRTPMNGVIGMTSLLLDTDLTPEQREYAETVRNSGDHLLTIINDILDFSKIEAGRLTLEQLDFDLRSLVEDTLDLLAAQAQRKGLDLVGLIDAAVPSALRGDPGRLRQVLTNLLGNAIKFTDQGEVVLRLTVVQNEIDYVVLRGEVTDTGIGISPEGQARLFQTFSQVDGSNTRRHGGTGLGLAICKRLTALMQGEIGVESILGKGSRFWFTVRLAKGPAEETKETSGLPTLDGRKVCLVGKPGASRTLLERSIADRAMQGATVNDGTEALVLMRKAATDGRPFDLAIIEERQPGREGTAFAQAMKADPALRSIPVIVVTSFGQRGDAQAAREAGVAAYLTRPIHQAALGRCLATLLRTDSDQPNAGDRPAHPLITRHSLQEQTGRERPRVLVVDDQEVNQVVAVSMLERLGCLVDVAGSGQAAAESVMATSYDLVLMDCRMSQSDGNASAAMIRRQEGSGRRVPIVAFNTEARPDDRERCLADGMDDSLAKPLQFTQLEAMLRRWIKRGLGGGR from the coding sequence ATGGGGTCACTGCCGGCCTGGTTCGCGCAGGGCCGTCTCTGGTATGTCGCCTGGGGGGCCGTCGTCCTCTCCTGTCTCTTGAGTCTCCTCTTCAGTCGTCTCATTCACGGACACATCACCTGGGACTATCCCTTTTCGGCCGGTGTCATTTCACTCATCGTGTCGTCGATAGCCGTCACGCTCATCCAGCGCATGCAGGTGCTGGAGCGGGAGTTGGCGGATACGAAACGTGACCATGCGCAGGACCTCGCGGCGCGGACCCAGGCCGAAGCGGCCTTGCGCCTGAGCGAAGAGCGGTTCAGGGGATTCATGGACCATAGTCCCGCCATTGCCTGGATGAAGGATGACGCAGGCCGGCATGTCTATGTCAATCGGGTGTTCGCTCGTCGTTTCCGGATCACGCCGGAACAGTGGTTGGGGCGAACGGACTTCGAGGTCTTTCCCGAGGAGGTGGCTCGGAAGTTTCGGGAGCACGACCAACTGGTCTTGGCGCAGGAGCTTCCGCAGGAATTTCAAGAGACCGCGCCGGACCCGGACGGGATCCTACGCGATTGGTGGTCGTTCAAATTTCCGTTTCAAGACTGTGCCGGGAAGCGGTACGTCGGTGGGGTTGCGATCGATGTGACGGACCGCAAACGAACCGAAGCGGCCTTGCGCGTGAGTGAAGAACGGCTGCGCCTTGCGCTGGAGGCGGCGCAACTCGGCACCTGGGATTGGGATATCCGCACGAATGCCGTGCAGTGGTCTGACAATGTGCCTGCCGTCTTCGGCCTGCCGCGCGGAGAGTTTACGGGGACCTTTGATGCGTATTTGAGTTTGGTCCATCCTCAGGACCTGGACCATCTGCTCCAGGCCATCAGCCGATCCATTCAGGCCGGCGCGGACTACCGGGTCGAACATCGGATTCTCCGGCGGGACGGGACAGTGTGCCGGGTGGCCTGCCGGGGTGATGTGTTGCGCGACGCCGACGGGACGCCGGTGCGCATGCTGGGCACCGTCATGGATGTGACGGCCCGCATGGAGATGGAAGTGAGGCTGGCGGAAAGCGAAGCGCAACTGCGGGCCATTCTCGATCACAGCCCCGCCTTGATCTTTCTCAAGGACCAAGACGGGCGGTATCTCGACGTCAATCGGCAGTTCGAACGGACGTTCAACCTGTCCCGAGACAGGATTCTTGGGAAAACCGATGGCGAGTTGTTTTCGGCGGAACAGGCCGCGGCTTTTCGGGCGAACGACCGTCTGGTGCTCGAGACCAAACGGCCGCTGCGTTTCGAGGAAACGGCCGTCCACGAGGACGGTTTCCATACGAGCATCGTCTTCAAGTTTCCCCTCCTGACCCGTGACCGCGTTCCCTACGCGCTCGGCGGGGTCGCCACCGACATCACCGACCGGAAACGGACCGAAGAAGCCTTGGCTCAGGCGCGGGACCAGGCGATGGAAGCGGCGCGACTCAAGTCGGAGTTCCTTGCGACGATGAGTCATGAAATCCGGACCCCGATGAACGGGGTGATCGGAATGACGTCGTTGTTGCTCGACACGGACTTGACGCCGGAGCAGCGGGAATATGCGGAGACCGTCCGGAATTCCGGCGACCACCTGCTCACGATCATCAACGACATTCTCGACTTTTCAAAGATCGAGGCAGGCCGCCTGACCTTGGAGCAACTCGACTTCGATCTCAGGAGCCTGGTCGAGGATACGCTGGACCTGCTTGCGGCGCAGGCCCAACGCAAAGGCCTCGACTTGGTGGGACTCATCGACGCGGCGGTGCCCTCGGCTTTGCGCGGCGATCCTGGCCGCTTGCGCCAGGTGCTGACCAATCTGCTCGGCAACGCGATCAAGTTCACGGATCAGGGTGAAGTCGTCCTGCGGTTGACCGTGGTCCAGAATGAAATCGACTATGTGGTGTTGCGTGGAGAAGTCACGGATACGGGGATCGGGATCAGTCCGGAAGGCCAGGCCAGACTGTTCCAGACCTTCAGCCAGGTGGATGGCTCGAATACGCGACGACATGGTGGAACCGGCTTGGGGCTGGCGATCTGCAAACGCCTGACGGCGCTCATGCAGGGGGAGATCGGTGTGGAGAGTATCCTCGGCAAGGGGAGTCGATTCTGGTTCACGGTTCGTTTGGCGAAGGGGCCTGCGGAGGAAACGAAAGAGACGTCTGGGCTCCCGACGCTCGACGGCCGGAAGGTCTGTCTGGTGGGGAAGCCGGGAGCGAGCCGGACTTTGTTGGAACGTTCCATCGCCGATCGCGCGATGCAGGGTGCCACGGTGAATGATGGGACCGAGGCCTTGGTCCTGATGCGCAAGGCGGCAACCGATGGTCGGCCCTTCGACCTGGCCATCATCGAAGAGCGGCAGCCTGGTCGCGAAGGGACTGCCTTCGCTCAAGCCATGAAGGCCGATCCTGCGCTGAGGAGCATTCCGGTGATCGTGGTAACCTCGTTCGGGCAGCGGGGCGATGCACAAGCGGCCCGCGAGGCCGGTGTGGCTGCGTACCTGACCAGACCGATCCATCAGGCTGCCCTCGGACGCTGTCTGGCGACGCTGCTCCGAACTGATTCGGATCAGCCCAATGCAGGGGACCGTCCTGCGCACCCGCTCATTACCCGTCACAGTCTCCAGGAACAGACCGGTCGCGAACGCCCCCGCGTGCTGGTGGTGGACGATCAGGAGGTCAATCAGGTTGTGGCGGTGTCTATGTTGGAACGGTTGGGGTGTCTGGTCGATGTGGCAGGAAGCGGACAAGCGGCAGCCGAGTCCGTGATGGCGACCTCCTATGATTTGGTACTCATGGATTGTCGAATGTCCCAGTCGGACGGCAATGCGAGCGCCGCCATGATTCGCCGGCAGGAGGGGAGTGGGCGACGAGTGCCGATCGTGGCGTTTAATACAGAGGCACGACCGGATGATCGGGAGCGATGTCTCGCCGACGGGATGGATGATTCCCTCGCCAAACCTTTGCAATTTACTCAGTTGGAGGCGATGTTGCGGCGATGGATCAAGAGGGGGCTCGGCGGCGGTCGATGA
- a CDS encoding Oxidoreductase, short-chain dehydrogenase/reductase family, with amino-acid sequence MERLKGKIAVVTGSSSGIGKAIALRFAREGATVVVAARRFYKCEETVAQIQAAGGIALPIQTDIADESQVERLITETVRRFQRLDILVNNAGIFGGRRMAETGTEAFDEVMNINVRGTFFCCRAGFTQMKKQGGGTIINMSSVAGVQAWSGTGTYSASKHAIMAMSKSLADEGRAYHIKVSAICPGGVADELTDATAGERARSEKIDPFDIAETALYLACLGPQATVHQIVVDRIGADW; translated from the coding sequence ATGGAGCGGCTGAAGGGTAAAATTGCGGTCGTCACCGGCAGCAGCAGCGGGATCGGCAAGGCCATCGCGCTGCGGTTCGCCCGCGAAGGGGCGACGGTGGTGGTGGCGGCCCGACGGTTTTACAAATGCGAGGAAACGGTCGCCCAGATTCAGGCTGCCGGGGGGATCGCCTTGCCGATTCAGACGGACATCGCGGATGAGTCGCAGGTGGAACGGCTCATCACCGAAACTGTCCGGCGGTTTCAGCGCCTCGACATCCTTGTGAACAACGCCGGAATCTTCGGCGGCCGCCGGATGGCCGAGACCGGCACCGAGGCCTTCGACGAGGTGATGAACATCAATGTGCGCGGGACGTTTTTCTGCTGCCGGGCAGGATTCACGCAGATGAAGAAACAGGGAGGCGGGACGATCATCAACATGTCGAGTGTGGCGGGGGTGCAGGCCTGGAGCGGGACCGGGACCTACAGCGCCTCGAAACATGCGATCATGGCCATGAGCAAATCGCTCGCGGACGAGGGCCGTGCCTACCACATCAAGGTGAGTGCGATTTGTCCCGGAGGCGTGGCGGATGAGTTGACGGATGCAACGGCAGGCGAACGGGCGCGCAGTGAAAAGATCGATCCCTTCGACATCGCTGAGACCGCATTGTACCTGGCCTGCCTCGGACCGCAGGCGACGGTACATCAGATCGTGGTGGACAGGATCGGCGCCGACTGGTAA